A stretch of Candidatus Sphingomonas phytovorans DNA encodes these proteins:
- the cysD gene encoding sulfate adenylyltransferase subunit CysD, translating into MNVALTHLQRLEAESIHIMREVVAEAERPVMLYSVGKDSAVMLHLARKAFFPAPPPFPLLHVDTTWKFRDMYALRDRAAAKAGMDLIVHRNPEAEARGINPFDHGSLHTDMWKTEGLKQALEKYGFDAAFGGARRDEEKSRAKERIFSFRSAHQRWDPKNQRPELWKLYNARKNRGESMRVFPISNWTELDIWQYILAEDIEIVPLYLSAPRPTVERDGLLLMVDDDRFRLNPGEVPVERSIRFRTLGCYPLTGAVESEAATLSEVIQEMLLTTTSERQGRAIDHDQTASMEKKKAEGYF; encoded by the coding sequence ATGAACGTCGCCCTGACCCATCTCCAGCGCCTCGAAGCCGAGAGCATCCACATCATGCGCGAAGTGGTGGCCGAGGCGGAACGCCCGGTCATGCTCTATTCGGTGGGCAAGGATTCCGCGGTGATGCTGCACCTCGCGCGCAAGGCATTCTTCCCGGCGCCCCCGCCCTTCCCGCTGCTCCATGTCGATACGACGTGGAAGTTCCGCGACATGTATGCCCTGCGCGATCGTGCAGCTGCCAAGGCCGGCATGGACCTGATCGTCCATCGCAATCCCGAAGCGGAGGCGCGCGGGATCAACCCGTTCGACCATGGCAGCCTCCATACCGACATGTGGAAGACGGAAGGGCTGAAGCAGGCGCTGGAGAAATACGGCTTCGACGCGGCCTTTGGCGGCGCGCGGCGGGACGAGGAGAAGAGCCGGGCGAAGGAACGCATCTTCAGCTTCCGCTCGGCCCATCAGCGATGGGACCCCAAGAACCAGCGGCCGGAGTTGTGGAAGCTCTATAATGCCCGCAAGAACCGCGGCGAGAGCATGCGCGTCTTCCCCATCTCCAACTGGACCGAACTCGATATCTGGCAATACATCCTTGCCGAGGACATCGAGATCGTGCCGCTGTATCTGTCAGCCCCTCGCCCGACGGTGGAGCGCGACGGCCTGTTGCTGATGGTCGATGACGACCGCTTCCGGTTGAACCCCGGTGAGGTACCGGTCGAACGCTCAATCCGTTTCCGCACGCTCGGCTGCTATCCGCTGACCGGCGCGGTGGAGAGCGAGGCGGCGACCCTGTCGGAAGTGATCCAGGAGATGCTGCTGACCACCACCAGCGAACGCCAGGGCCGCGCAATCGACCATGATCAGACGGCCAGCATGGAGAAGAAGAAGGCGGAGGGGTATTTCTGA
- a CDS encoding N-succinylarginine dihydrolase — protein MLTEINFDGLIGPSHNYAGLSHGNLAATRNAGKVAAPRRAALEGIAKMRSNLALGLTQGILLPLARPDHGWLDSIATSYAEAAPHLQAQALSASAMWAANAATVSPASDTADGRCHLSVANLVTMPHRSHEWPGTLAQLRVAFANPAFTVHGPVPAPFGDEGAANHMRLCATHGQPGVEVFVYGVSGGPFPARQHREASMAVARRHRLDAGYTLFVEQSEDAIAAGAFHNDVVAVANERVLFAHEQAFADKKRFYADLRGMMPEVEIVEVPAARVSLVDAVSSYLFNAQLVTLPDGAMALILPEEARENEAVWTWLQEMIAGNGPIRRLEVVDVRQSMANGGGPACLRLRVVADPATIDPRFLMDDARLDLIASVVERHWPEEIPHAAIADPALVGMIERARTALLEALGIVELIDS, from the coding sequence ATGCTGACCGAGATCAATTTCGACGGCCTGATCGGCCCGAGCCACAATTATGCCGGCCTCAGCCATGGCAATCTTGCCGCGACTCGCAATGCCGGCAAGGTCGCGGCCCCCCGCCGTGCCGCGCTTGAAGGCATCGCCAAGATGCGCTCGAACCTCGCGCTCGGGCTGACCCAAGGCATCTTGCTGCCGCTCGCCCGCCCCGACCATGGCTGGCTCGACAGCATCGCGACCAGCTATGCCGAGGCCGCGCCGCACCTCCAGGCCCAGGCACTTTCCGCCTCGGCGATGTGGGCCGCCAATGCCGCGACGGTCTCGCCCGCATCGGACACCGCCGATGGCCGCTGTCACCTCTCGGTCGCCAATCTCGTGACCATGCCGCACCGCAGCCATGAATGGCCCGGCACGCTGGCCCAGTTGCGCGTCGCCTTCGCTAATCCGGCGTTCACCGTGCACGGCCCGGTTCCCGCGCCGTTCGGCGACGAGGGGGCGGCCAACCACATGCGGCTATGCGCGACCCACGGCCAGCCGGGTGTCGAGGTCTTCGTCTACGGCGTCTCGGGCGGTCCCTTCCCCGCCCGCCAGCATCGCGAGGCAAGCATGGCGGTCGCGCGGCGGCACCGGCTCGACGCTGGCTACACGCTGTTCGTGGAGCAGTCGGAAGACGCCATCGCGGCCGGTGCCTTCCACAATGACGTGGTCGCCGTCGCCAATGAACGGGTGCTGTTCGCGCACGAACAGGCTTTCGCCGACAAGAAGCGCTTCTACGCCGATCTGCGCGGCATGATGCCCGAAGTCGAGATCGTCGAGGTCCCAGCGGCGCGCGTGAGCCTGGTCGACGCCGTTTCCTCCTATCTGTTCAATGCTCAGCTCGTGACCCTGCCGGATGGCGCCATGGCGCTGATCCTGCCCGAGGAAGCGCGTGAGAATGAAGCAGTCTGGACCTGGCTGCAGGAGATGATCGCGGGCAACGGCCCGATCCGGCGGCTCGAAGTGGTCGATGTCCGCCAGTCGATGGCCAATGGCGGCGGCCCCGCCTGCCTTCGCCTGCGCGTGGTGGCTGACCCGGCGACGATCGACCCGCGTTTCCTGATGGACGATGCCAGGCTCGATCTGATCGCAAGCGTCGTCGAACGCCACTGGCCGGAGGAAATTCCCCATGCCGCGATTGCCGATCCGGCGCTGGTCGGCATGATCGAGCGTGCCCGCACGGCGCTGCTGGAAGCGCTTGGCATTGTCGAGTTAATTGACAGCTAA